The Impatiens glandulifera chromosome 3, dImpGla2.1, whole genome shotgun sequence genome contains a region encoding:
- the LOC124931159 gene encoding pyridoxal 5'-phosphate synthase-like subunit PDX1.2: MAMAAEDSTVTLYSGTTLTDAKNNPFPIKVGLAQMLRGGVIVEVTDPEQAKIAESAGSCCIVVSDPSTGGGISRMPDPTLIKEIKRSVSIPIMSNCRVGHFVEAQILEAVGVDYIDENEILAFADEDNFINKHNFGVPFVCGCRDFGEALRRVREGAAMIRIQGDLNLTGNIVETVRNVRKVMGDIRVLTNLDEDEVFSFSKEIAAPYDMVAQTKQLGRLPVVHFAAGGIVTPADAAMMMQLGCDGVFVGRETFDCSDPYRRVRAIVQAVRNYNDSNVLAKMSSGLEDVMADLTINENRVQQQEQHYAD, translated from the coding sequence ATGGCGATGGCGGCGGAAGACAGCACCGTGACTCTCTACAGCGGCACCACCCTCACCGACGCCAAGAACAATCCATTCCCAATTAAAGTGGGTCTGGCCCAGATGCTCCGCGGAGGCGTAATTGTCGAAGTCACCGACCCAGAACAAGCCAAGATCGCCGAATCAGCCGGATCTTGTTGCATCGTCGTCTCCGATCCTAGTACAGGAGGAGGTATATCTAGAATGCCCGATCCAACTCTCATCAAGGAGATCAAGCGATCGGTCTCAATCCCAATCATGTCCAATTGCAGAGTCGGCCATTTCGTCGAAGCTCAGATCTTGGAAGCTGTGGGTGTCGATTACATCGACGAGAACGAGATTCTCGCATTCGCAGACGAGGACAATTTCATCAACAAACACAATTTCGGCGTCCCATTCGTCTGCGGTTGCCGCGATTTCGGCGAGGCTCTAAGAAGAGTGAGAGAAGGCGCAGCAATGATAAGGATCCAAGGCGATTTAAACCTCACCGGAAACATCGTGGAGACAGTTCGAAACGTGAGGAAAGTGATGGGAGATATCAGGGTTCTAACTAATCTAGACGAAGACGAGGTTTTTTCATTCTCGAAAGAGATCGCAGCTCCTTACGACATGGTTGCTCAGACAAAACAATTGGGTCGATTACCGGTTGTTCATTTCGCCGCCGGTGGGATTGTTACGCCGGCTGATGCTGCTATGATGATGCAATTGGGTTGTGATGGGGTATTTGTGGGGAGGGAGACTTTTGATTGTTCAGATCCGTATAGACGTGTTCGGGCGATTGTTCAAGCTGTAAGGAATTATAATGATTCGAATGTGTTGGCCAAGATGAGCTCTGGTTTGGAAGATGTAATGGCGGATCTCACCATCAATGAGAACAGAGTACAACAACAAGAACAACACTATGCTGATTGA